One Pleuronectes platessa chromosome 9, fPlePla1.1, whole genome shotgun sequence genomic region harbors:
- the LOC128448501 gene encoding GTP-binding protein REM 2, protein MQTDVPEDRLSNEEKATTCDSMTLSSTPTARRGSTPLPLKHQLRREEAVHDDCDWTSSAAGPSASPIRFGPALDVTPTVAVEGRPDGPLRIALLGQNGVGKSSLALALAGDMDRTASVDYDGEGYVCTVTVDEEESAIIIFDNWRQDLSALQCEVCVLVFSVTDRRSFHRTAQLRLLMREIQPQTPIILVGNKSDLVRTREVPAQEAMSSAALFNCLFLEISASLDHRTIELLECAVRLARGQSPWPPGMTAEDLSGGGQRESITSRAKRFLSSLVPRYPREREAGKFLRQKSRSCHDLGAL, encoded by the exons ATGCAGACAGATGTGCCCGAAGACAGACTCAGCAATGAGGAGAAGGCGACCACG TGTGACAGTATGACTCTGTCCAGCACGCCGACAGCTCGCAGAGGAAGCACTCCTCTGCCACTTAAGCACCAGCTCAGACGAGAAGAAGCTGTGCACGATGACTGCGACTGGACATCGAGTGCTGCTGGGCCCTCTGCGTCACCGATCCGCTTCGGTCCAGCCTTGGACGTCACTCCGACGGTGGCGGTGGAGGGCAGACCTGATGGACCTCTAAGGATCGCCCTGCTGGGGCAGAACGGCGTGGGGAAGTCTTCTCTGGCCCTCGCCCTCGCCGGGGACATGGACAGGACGGCCTCTGTGGATTATGATG GGGAGGGATACGTGTGCACGGTcacagtggatgaggaggagagcgcCATCATTATCTTTGACAACTGGAGACAG GACCTGTCGGCTCTGCAGTGCGAGGTGTGTGTCCTGGTGTTTTCAGTGACTGACAGGCGCAGCTTCCACCGCACCGCCCAACTCCGACTCCTTATGAGAGAGATTCAGCCCCAAACTCCCATCATCCTCGTTGGTAATAAGAGTGACCTTGTCCGCACACGTGAGGTCCCCGCTCAAG AGGCCATGTCCAGCGCTGCCCTCTTCAACTGCCTCTTCCTGGAGATCTCTGCCTCTCTGGACCACCGCACCATAGAGCTCCTGGAGTGTGCGGTGCGGCTAGCACGGGGCCAGTCCCCGTGGCCCCCGGGGATGACCGCGGAGGACTTGAGCGGAGGAGGCCAACGCGAGAGCATCACATCCCGTGCCAAACGTTTCCTGTCCAGCCTGGTGCCCCGGTACCCGCGAGAGCGGGAGGCGGGCAAGTTCCTGAGGCAGAAGTCCCGCTCATGCCACGACCTGGGGGCACTGTGA
- the nrl gene encoding neural retina-specific leucine zipper protein codes for PMPSLPPSPLAMEYLNDFDLLKFEVKSDTPPLPPPCPYPKSGYDPSSSPYTSHPPQDSSLNSSPYNSLPPSPTLSDAHPPPSGSSSLSSSSSSISFPFSISNSFNSGISSGSQGNVEGSPGHSGPQGPTPASLEDLIWLAALQQQFGGEVTGPATLLGALGGVPERGDRERGPVNGFLGCEDAVEALLNSAAAAVSSQFPGLSQSSTSNLGDSGSESGGDISCTKGTDMCHRPLVFLSSAPASLPNATQASAPYPQPLSPQGRLHHHQHHHHQHHSHHSMHGSHHHHHHPLVNQCGSNDRFSDEQLVSLSVRELNRHLRGVSKDEVVRLKQKRRTLKNRGYAQSCRYKRLQHRHALESEKHVLTQQLEQLQCELNRVLRERDTYKARYEKLLNTNHGAGGEAPLTRPTNPPSPPPDYFL; via the exons cccatgccctctctcccccccagcCCGCTGGCCATGGAGTACCTGAATGACTTTGACCTCCTCAAGTTTGAAGTGAAATCTGACACTCCTCCACTCCCTCCTCCTTGTCCATATCCCAAATCTGGCTACGACCCCTCGAGCTCACCGTACACTAGCCACCCTCCACAGGACTCCAGTTTGAACTCCAGCCCGTACAACTCGCTGCCGCCCTCTCCGACGCTCAGCGATGCCCACCCACCTCCCTCaggctcttcctccctctcatcttcatcctcctccatctccttcccCTTCTCCATCTCGAACAGCTTCAACTCTGGCATCAGCTCTGGCTCTCAGGGGAATGTGGAGGGGAGCCCGGGCCACAGTGGGCCCCAGGGTCCCACTCCGGCCTCGCTGGAGGACCTGATCTGGCTGGCAGCGCTGCAGCAACAGTTTGGAGGGGAGGTGACAGGGCCTGCCACTCTGCTGGGAGCCTTGGGAGGGGTGCCAGAgagaggggacagagagagggggccGGTAAATGGCTTCCTGGGCTGTGAGGATGCTGTTGAGGCCCTGctgaactcagctgctgcagctgtcagCTCACAG TTCCCAGGTCTCTCTCAGAGTTCCACCAGCAATCTTGGAGACTCAGGCAGCGAAAGCGGAGGCGACATATCCTGCACCAAGGGGACAGACATGTGCCATCGCCCGCTCGTCTTCCTCTCATCGGCCCCTGCCTCGCTCCCCAACGCCACCCAAGCCTCGGCTCCCTACCCGCAGCCTCTCAGCCCCCAGGGTCGCCTTCAtcaccaccagcatcaccatCATCAGCACCACTCGCATCACTCCATGCATGGCAgccatcaccatcaccaccacccacTAGTTAATCAG TGTGGGTCAAACGACCGCTTCTCCGACGAGCAGCTGGTGAGCCTGTCGGTCCGCGAGCTCAACCGACACCTGCGTGGCGTGAGCAAGGACGAGGTGGTGCGCCTGAAGCAGAAACGCCGCACGCTAAAGAACCGGGGCTATGCCCAGTCCTGCCGCTACAAGCGCCTACAGCACCGCCACGCTCTGGAGTCAGAGAAACATGTGCTCACACAACAG ttggagcagctgcagtgtgAGCTGAATCGAGTGCTGAGGGAAAGAGACACCTACAAGGCTCGCTACGAGAAGCTCCTCAACACGAACCACGGCGCCGGCGGCGAGGCCCCACTGACCCGCCCCACAAACCCACCTTCCCCACCCCCCGACTACTTCCTCTGA